In the Setaria italica strain Yugu1 unplaced genomic scaffold, Setaria_italica_v2.0 scaffold_12, whole genome shotgun sequence genome, one interval contains:
- the LOC111256050 gene encoding uncharacterized protein LOC111256050, whose protein sequence is MGVKGGLHTTGAKWFMIESQRHSYHLVDPSPWPISGSLGALATTVGGVMYMHSFQGGATLLSLGLIFLLYTMFVWWRDVLRESTLEGHHTKAVQLGPRYGSILFIVSEVMFLFAFFWASSHSSLAPTVEIGGIWPPKGIGVLDPWEIPLLNTPILPSSGAAVTWAHHAILAGKEKRAVYALVATVSLALVSTGFQGMEYYQAPSTISDSIYGSTFFLATGFHGFHVIIGTLFLIVCGIRQYLGHLTKKHHVGFEAAAWYWHFVDVVRLFPFVSIYWWGGI, encoded by the coding sequence ATGGGGGTGAAGGGGGGTTTACATACAACCGGGGCAAAGTGGTTTATGATTGAATCTCAGAGGCATTCTTATCATTTGGTAGATCCAAGTCCATGGCCTATTTCGGGTTCACTCGGAGCTTTGGCAACCACTGTAGGAGGTGTGATGTACATGCACTCATTTCAAGGGGGTGCAACACTTCTCAGTTTGGGCCTAATATTTCTCCTTTATACCATGTTCGTATGGTGGCGGGATGTTCTACGTGAATCCACGTTGGAAGGGCATCATACAAAAGCTGTACAATTAGGACCTCGATATGGTTCTATTCTCTTCATAGTCTCGGAGGTTATGTtcctttttgcttttttttgggCTTCTTCTCATTCTTCTTTGGCACCTACGGTAGAGATCGGAGGTATTTGGCCCCCAAAAGGGATTGGGGTCTTAGATCCTTGGGAAATCCCTCTTCTTAATACCCCTATTCTCCCTTCATCCGGAGCTGCCGTAACTTGGGCTCATCATGCTATACTCGCGGGGAAGGAAAAACGAGCAGTTTACGCTTTAGTAGCAACCGTTTCACTGGCTCTAGTATCCACTGGCTTTCAAGGAATGGAATATTACCAAGCACCCTCCACTATTTCGGATAGTATTTATGGTTCTACCTTTTTCTTAGCAACTGGCTTTCATGGTTTTCATGTGATTATAGGTACTCTTTTCTTGATCGTATGTGGTATTCGCCAATATCTTGGTCATCTGACCAAGAAGCATCACGTTGGCTTTGAAGCAGCTGCATGGTACTGGCATTTTGTAGACGTGGTTCGGTTATTCCCATTTGTCTCTATCTATTGGTGGGGAGGTATATGA